The proteins below come from a single Acaryochloris sp. CCMEE 5410 genomic window:
- a CDS encoding lysylphosphatidylglycerol synthase transmembrane domain-containing protein, whose product MNKFWHKKTFVRLLMLFCVGLGLAFLFQKINLQGRDLLEAFQRFSPEMLVLMLGVTLVQMVFQVTRLWVLCPQAAGVSWAQAANTYVSGQFIGNFVLSQAGHAVKIALLRKDKDAKGRKIDAAEATAVILVDKVLDVGILVTLAVLSALQVSVGLPQVDWWEKGIIVLIGIPFLGIALWALQRSLRQRFPKLRQWLRKFKVGLAVIRNPLQIRNAAVMDLGDWFTECLLLQLLCMAQGHVLSLPQLLICLFILNLGLTVPTTMANLGTYEAALAFSLNGMGVPLAQSVVIATMFHAYQLFGLPVWMFIQKLSVRFSPKLDSAVPIPVPQERPKVTSK is encoded by the coding sequence ATGAATAAGTTTTGGCATAAGAAAACGTTTGTCCGTCTCTTAATGCTGTTTTGCGTTGGACTTGGACTCGCTTTTCTGTTTCAAAAAATCAATCTCCAAGGCCGTGATTTGCTAGAAGCATTTCAACGGTTTAGTCCCGAAATGCTCGTGCTAATGCTAGGGGTTACATTAGTGCAAATGGTGTTTCAGGTAACTCGCTTATGGGTGCTTTGTCCCCAAGCGGCTGGGGTGAGTTGGGCACAAGCGGCGAATACCTATGTATCAGGCCAGTTTATTGGCAATTTTGTGCTTAGCCAAGCTGGACATGCCGTCAAAATTGCCCTGTTGCGCAAGGATAAAGATGCGAAGGGCCGCAAGATTGATGCGGCTGAAGCCACGGCGGTTATTTTAGTGGATAAGGTGCTGGATGTTGGCATCTTGGTCACCTTAGCAGTGCTATCCGCCTTACAAGTCTCTGTCGGGCTACCCCAGGTTGATTGGTGGGAGAAAGGCATTATTGTTCTGATCGGCATTCCTTTTCTGGGGATTGCCTTGTGGGCACTTCAGCGAAGTTTGCGCCAACGGTTCCCCAAACTACGGCAGTGGCTTCGTAAGTTTAAGGTCGGACTGGCAGTGATTCGTAATCCTCTCCAAATTCGCAATGCTGCGGTCATGGACTTGGGGGATTGGTTTACGGAATGTCTGCTGCTGCAGCTATTGTGTATGGCTCAAGGCCATGTTCTGTCCTTACCACAGCTTTTAATTTGTCTGTTTATTCTGAATCTGGGGCTGACGGTGCCAACCACGATGGCGAACTTGGGCACCTATGAAGCGGCCTTGGCGTTTTCTCTGAATGGTATGGGGGTTCCTTTGGCACAAAGTGTCGTGATTGCCACGATGTTTCATGCCTACCAGCTGTTTGGATTACCGGTGTGGATGTTTATCCAAAAATTGAGTGTTCGCTTCTCACCCAAGTTGGATTCTGCGGTGCCTATTCCTGTCCCTCAAGAGCGGCCTAAAGTTACGTCCAAGTAA
- a CDS encoding glutathione S-transferase N-terminal domain-containing protein — protein MIELYYWPTPNGHKITLFLEETGLEYEIKPINIGTGDQFQPEFLKISPNNRIPAIIDHAPADGGEPVSVFESGAILLYLAEKAKKFLPNDIRQRNIVQEWLFWQVGGLGPMAGQNHHFSQYAPEKLPYAITRYVNETNRLYGVLNLHLQGKDFIAGDYSIADMACYPWVVPYKWQGQQLEDFPEIDRWFQQIEQRPATVTAYEKGKQISQSAQLTAEKRKVLFGQTAKTQSSQV, from the coding sequence ATGATTGAGCTATATTATTGGCCCACTCCCAACGGACATAAGATAACCCTATTCCTAGAGGAAACTGGGCTAGAATACGAGATTAAGCCCATCAATATTGGGACTGGAGATCAGTTTCAGCCAGAGTTTCTCAAAATCTCTCCCAATAATCGGATTCCTGCCATCATTGACCATGCTCCTGCGGATGGCGGTGAACCTGTTTCAGTCTTTGAATCTGGCGCTATCTTGTTGTACTTAGCAGAAAAGGCCAAAAAATTTCTGCCGAACGATATACGGCAACGCAATATTGTGCAGGAATGGCTATTTTGGCAAGTAGGGGGATTAGGGCCAATGGCTGGGCAAAACCATCACTTTTCTCAATATGCACCAGAAAAGCTACCCTATGCCATTACCCGATATGTGAATGAAACAAATCGATTATATGGCGTTTTAAATCTGCATCTCCAAGGGAAAGACTTTATTGCCGGTGACTACTCCATTGCCGACATGGCCTGTTATCCCTGGGTTGTGCCCTACAAATGGCAAGGTCAACAGTTAGAGGACTTTCCGGAGATTGACCGCTGGTTTCAGCAAATTGAACAGAGACCTGCTACCGTCACCGCTTATGAAAAAGGCAAGCAGATTAGCCAATCAGCCCAATTGACCGCCGAAAAGAGAAAAGTCTTATTCGGCCAAACGGCAAAAACTCAATCGTCGCAAGTTTGA
- a CDS encoding bifunctional 2-polyprenyl-6-hydroxyphenol methylase/3-demethylubiquinol 3-O-methyltransferase UbiG: MESHENITIAEYQATANSFREGTWDHDVSQNRQALVKWMPHNPGRILDLGCGPGRDLLAFKSQGHEAIGLDATPAFVEMAQQIGCEVWQQTFLDLDLPDCYFDGIFANASLLHVPQASMESVLNNLWQSLVVEGAIVLSMARGKQEGFVNRPSGQRFVSYWEYATLAPLVQAAGFTVVEHYYRPPGLPQDQQSWVVIVAVKPQAGG, from the coding sequence GTGGAATCCCACGAAAATATCACCATTGCTGAATATCAGGCTACTGCCAACAGCTTCCGAGAAGGAACTTGGGACCATGATGTCTCCCAGAACCGACAGGCGTTAGTGAAATGGATGCCCCACAATCCGGGTCGCATCTTAGATTTAGGCTGCGGCCCCGGTCGCGATCTCTTGGCGTTTAAATCACAAGGGCATGAAGCAATTGGTTTAGATGCCACTCCCGCCTTTGTGGAGATGGCTCAGCAAATAGGCTGTGAAGTTTGGCAGCAAACCTTTCTGGATCTAGATCTGCCAGACTGCTATTTTGACGGGATTTTTGCCAATGCGTCTTTACTGCATGTCCCCCAAGCTTCAATGGAGTCGGTCCTCAATAACTTGTGGCAATCCTTAGTGGTTGAAGGGGCCATTGTGTTATCCATGGCCCGAGGTAAGCAAGAGGGCTTTGTCAATCGCCCTTCCGGTCAGCGGTTTGTCTCTTATTGGGAATATGCAACCCTCGCCCCTTTGGTGCAAGCAGCTGGGTTCACCGTAGTGGAGCATTACTACCGACCGCCGGGACTTCCCCAAGATCAACAGTCTTGGGTGGTGATTGTGGCGGTTAAACCTCAGGCTGGGGGGTGA
- a CDS encoding alpha/beta fold hydrolase, with the protein MADNELGSAFQHEYITTNQVRLHYVTQGEGPLMLMLHGFPEFWYSWQHQIPVFAQDYKVVALDMRGYNDSEKPQDISAYRMAELIKDVQGVIQGLGYDQCILVAHDWGGAIAWQFAYAHPEMLHKLIIMNLPHPAKFQEALRSNPQQMLRSWYIGFFQVPMLPELMFQANDYRAIASMFSERATNKHAFSPADLEAYKNAAAKRGALTAMINYYRSNLDMLLKPKEWGVLDVPTLLLWGEDDFALGKELTYGTKDYVRDLELHYLSQCSHWIQQEQPELVNQYMRTFLMV; encoded by the coding sequence ATGGCTGACAATGAGCTAGGATCCGCTTTTCAACATGAATACATCACCACTAACCAGGTGCGGTTACATTATGTGACCCAGGGGGAAGGGCCATTAATGCTGATGCTCCATGGCTTCCCAGAATTTTGGTATTCTTGGCAACATCAAATTCCTGTTTTTGCCCAGGACTATAAAGTTGTGGCCTTGGATATGCGAGGGTACAACGATAGTGAAAAGCCCCAGGATATCAGTGCCTATCGCATGGCAGAGCTGATTAAGGATGTGCAGGGGGTGATTCAAGGGCTGGGCTATGACCAGTGCATCTTGGTCGCTCATGATTGGGGTGGTGCGATCGCATGGCAATTCGCCTATGCTCACCCAGAGATGCTGCACAAACTGATCATTATGAACTTGCCCCACCCCGCCAAGTTCCAAGAAGCGCTACGCAGTAATCCCCAACAAATGCTGCGGAGCTGGTATATCGGCTTTTTCCAAGTGCCGATGTTGCCGGAGCTAATGTTTCAGGCTAATGACTACCGTGCGATCGCATCTATGTTTTCAGAACGGGCGACCAATAAACATGCCTTTAGCCCTGCCGATTTAGAAGCGTATAAAAACGCTGCGGCCAAGCGAGGTGCCCTCACTGCCATGATCAACTACTATCGCAGTAACCTTGATATGCTCTTGAAGCCAAAAGAGTGGGGAGTCTTGGACGTTCCTACTCTGCTGCTATGGGGAGAAGATGACTTTGCCCTGGGTAAGGAACTCACCTATGGTACTAAAGATTATGTTCGCGATCTTGAACTACACTATCTCAGTCAGTGTAGCCACTGGATCCAACAAGAACAGCCGGAGCTGGTCAATCAATATATGCGCACCTTTTTGATGGTTTGA
- a CDS encoding YaiI/YqxD family protein, which translates to MKIWVDADACPNAIKEILYRAARRVKIHVTLVANQYINPPASDYIDAVQVPTGFDGADNHIVEHLQAGDLVITADIPLAAAVIEKLGHALNPRGELYTQNNMRERLSMRNFMEEMREGGLVTGGPPALNQRDRQLFANQLDRFLAKHHHPPA; encoded by the coding sequence ATGAAAATTTGGGTTGATGCCGATGCCTGCCCGAATGCAATCAAAGAAATTCTGTATCGAGCTGCAAGGCGAGTCAAAATTCACGTAACGTTGGTCGCGAATCAATATATTAACCCTCCTGCATCCGATTATATTGATGCGGTTCAAGTCCCTACGGGCTTTGATGGCGCTGACAACCATATTGTGGAACATCTCCAGGCTGGCGATCTCGTGATCACGGCTGACATTCCCTTGGCCGCTGCTGTCATTGAAAAATTAGGCCATGCCCTCAACCCCCGAGGTGAGCTGTATACGCAAAACAACATGCGAGAACGACTCTCGATGCGTAACTTTATGGAAGAGATGCGAGAAGGTGGACTGGTCACGGGTGGACCACCGGCATTAAATCAACGAGATCGACAACTGTTTGCCAATCAGCTCGATCGATTTTTAGCTAAACATCATCACCCCCCAGCCTGA
- a CDS encoding DUF2004 domain-containing protein, translated as MFEIPYFGKIDHQNLPDYLETKIQFDEKPVELDLNFEISSLEEVKLHQIKVFLSLLPQNIRIAQKYLNHLAKDDELIVEYFECHQDLIKDYGLRLELGTLVLMRVGIYPSNECYSVFDFTFPNDLSDRFLSVMLNHDSSLIDITHES; from the coding sequence ATGTTTGAAATACCTTACTTTGGGAAAATCGATCATCAGAACCTACCTGACTATCTTGAAACCAAAATTCAATTTGACGAAAAACCAGTTGAATTGGACTTAAACTTTGAGATATCAAGTTTGGAAGAGGTTAAACTCCACCAGATAAAAGTCTTTTTGAGTCTCCTTCCACAGAATATAAGAATTGCCCAGAAATATCTAAATCACTTAGCTAAAGATGATGAGTTAATCGTTGAATATTTTGAGTGCCACCAAGACTTGATTAAGGATTATGGACTGAGGTTAGAGCTTGGTACGCTTGTCCTCATGAGAGTAGGGATCTACCCAAGCAATGAGTGCTACTCAGTATTTGACTTCACATTCCCGAATGATTTAAGTGATAGATTCCTGTCTGTCATGCTAAATCATGATAGCTCTCTAATTGATATTACCCATGAGAGCTAA